A window of Komagataella phaffii GS115 chromosome 1, complete sequence contains these coding sequences:
- a CDS encoding Homolog of the prokaryotic ribosomal protein L36: MLKFINTFMRFGRTSFCRSGLNYTGPQMVGPANNMTLQSIRNYKVRTSVKKFCPHCYIAKRKGRVYVLCKVNGKHKQRQG, translated from the coding sequence atgttgaagttCATAAACACATTCATGAGGTTCGGAAGAACATCCTTTTGTCGCTCCGGCCTAAATTATACGGGTCCGCAGATGGTTGGTCCAGCTAACAACATGACGCTTCAAAGTATCAGAAACTACAAAGTCAGGACATCCGTGAAGAAGTTCTGTCCACATTGCTACATCGCCAAGAGAAAGGGCAGGGTTTACGTTCTTTGCAAAGTCAATGGCAAACACAAGCAACGTCAAGGTTAA